In Montipora capricornis isolate CH-2021 chromosome 4, ASM3666992v2, whole genome shotgun sequence, a single genomic region encodes these proteins:
- the LOC138045024 gene encoding uncharacterized protein, producing the protein MHTWRHDIPEEVKVSHLETATEWCLKRLISLKTTYSSVFPALSNIAEVCLSMPVSNAWPERGCSALKRIKTRLRNRLSVDMLQSLLMISINGPELGTIECEALITAAVEKWRSQKKRRKIPKHGHAASAAASALPQMDTNESSDACVQTNTVDLQLVSDDGNESEVEIASAALNLTADTNCREEADSDYDSECDDFNDMIF; encoded by the coding sequence ATGCATACTTGGAGGCACGATATACCGGAAGAGGTAAAGGTGAGCCACCTAGAAACAGCCACAGAATGGTGCCTGAAACGGCTCATTTCCCTCAAGACAACATACAGCAGCGTGTTTCCTGCCCTTTCAAACATCGCTGAAGTGTGCCTGTCAATGCCTGTGTCAAATGCATGGCCAGAACGAGGGTGCAGTGCCCTGAAACGTATCAAGACTAGGCTGAGGAACAGACTGAGTGTTGATATGCTTCAGTCTCTTCTGATGATATCCATCAATGGGCCAGAGCTTGGAACAATTGAATGTGAAGCACTGATCACAGCAGCTGTGGAAAAGTGGCGTAgccaaaaaaagagaagaaagataCCAAAGCATGGCCATGCCGCTTCTGCTGCAGCCTCAGCACTGCCACAGATGGATACAAATGAATCATCTGATGCATGTGTACAAACAAACACTGTTGATCTTCAGCTGGTTTCTGATGATGGTAATGAATCAGAGGTGGAGATTGCCAGTGCTGCCCTGAACTTGACTGCTGACACTAATTGCCGAGAAGAAGCAGACTCTGATTATGACAGTGAATGTGACGATTTCAATGATATGATTTTCTAG